The Drosophila mauritiana strain mau12 chromosome 2R, ASM438214v1, whole genome shotgun sequence genome has a segment encoding these proteins:
- the LOC117138290 gene encoding leucine-rich repeats and immunoglobulin-like domains protein 1 → MHVSAIKGRQPPRESNDDSPMVITNYRICDIKTSGNGKYLMSWSRRRRRNNNNNSSSSKNNAASESRSNDNCNYSTTNDFNKINKLLLITYMLLITAATICQSAAQSPSSSNAGGVGGSGSTGGSPLSALLKSGGASYNQQLPQQQLFAMLTRNGGGSSGPGSSGGNKGYTSARQHFMALSEDYSDADVDEEDMAALHYPLSASHPPAGVQGSSSSSGISIQSGSLETNGFVADDGGQYEHAQKALEAAAAAAKASNKYNIDCPKDCKCLNVLFDCDKLHLERVPVLPSYVQTLHLANNKLNDTSVLEIRNLLNLTKVSLKRNLLEVIPKFVGLSGLKHLVLANNHITSISSEALAALPLLRTLDLSRNQLHTIELNSFPKSNNLVHLILSFNEITNVNEHSFATLNNLTDLELSNNRLSTLPIRVFKNLNQLKKLALNFNQLEINWSTFRGLESMKNLQLKSNKIRALQDGVFYVMHKIETIDLAMNQISSLSRQGLFNLTKLRHLNLSFNAISRIEVDTWEFTQSLEVLDLSNNAINEFKPQHLDCLHRLKTLNLAHNRLQYLQENTFDCVKNLEELNLRRNRLSWIIEDQSAAAPFKALRKLRRLDLHGNNLKQISTKAMSGLNNLEILNLGSNALASIQVNAFEHMLRLNKLVFKSLNFICDCDLIWFQQWLKNRFPQQAEHAVCGYPEHLLDRHLKSLSSSELVCVDSPKPRVEQEPDDMLAVNGANITLECIASSPTAASLAAADELKIKWRHDNQHVQERPAVHDGSSTETQIRHDLSTNQTSIYGYLRLTNVTYESAGRYQCVVSNAFGTTYAQKFKISIGIHPTFLQVPSNLTLDAGEMARLVCSASGDPTPEIALQKFGGSEFPAATERRLQVIREENAFLITNAKPSDSGIYTCTALSAAGEIKVNATLVVNDKPQPSIPLVHQEVVVGRTCVLQCLSETANADFELEHPHREWFKENKPIHISPTAPDGDRYYFSNNKELLVILNAQSNDAGHFRCEITDNSRTFTLQSELVVVKENLNWDVLLMGIITVTVICVVVDCCIIWCTLRYQKKKLRMSLAAERLAARTHASLHSTLDKDQTQLTTLNRTQLRPHQSQLVLDGLPTQQQTQLRPRSPADLDNGEANHSRLIVTTTPSYEQRCLEQGLTLSYLLQTVAETQQDHLSSKDSGTGSDSAVKRSLEDFAVAMPSHKHHTDDEQEEVEVDGENDLQYIELYEVNHAAAEQEHFLQNNNHNYDGGGGGDEGGVNKMVPKALLRKCSAGDSGSNYNSIQKWTTVDI, encoded by the exons ATGCACGTTTCAGCCATAAAAGGCCGACAGCCGCCGAGGGAGTCAAATGATGATAGCCCTATGGTCATTACTAATTATCGAATCTGCGACATCAAAACGAGTGGcaatggcaaatatttaatgtcGTGGAGTCGGCGTCGGCggcgcaacaacaacaacaacagcagcagcagcaaaaacaatgCGGCATCTGAAAGTCGCAGTAATGATAATTGCAATTATTCTACAACCAATGATTtcaataaaatcaataaattgcTGCTAATTACGTACATGCTGCTGATAACAGCGGCCACAATTTGTCAAAGCGCCGCCCAGTCGCCGTCATCATCGAATGCCGGTGGAGTTGGAGGATCCGGTTCCACTGGGGGATCCCCCCTGAGTGCGCTGCTCAAATCCGGTGGCGCCTCCTACAATCAACAGTTGCCGCAACAGCAGCTCTTCGCCATGCTGACCAGGAATGGAGGTGGATCGTCGGGCCCAGGATCGAGTGGCGGCAACAAAGGCTACACCAGCGCCAGGCAGCACTTCATGGCCCTCAGCGAGGATTACtcggatgcggatgtggacgAGGAGGATATGGCTGCATTGCACTACCCGCTGTCTGCCTCACATCCACCGGCTGGCGTTCAGggatcctcctcctcctccggcaTTTCCATACAATCCGGCTCGTTGGAGACAAACGGCTTCGTGGCCGACGATGGTGGACAGTACGAGCATGCCCAGAAAGCACTGGAggctgctgcggcggcggccAAGGCCAGTAATAAGTACAACATCGACTGCCCCAAGGACTGCAAGTGCCTCAATGTTCTCTTCGACTGCGATAAGCTGCATCTGGAACGGGTGCCCGTCTTGCCCAGCTACGTGCAAACTTT GCATCTGGCTAACAACAAACTGAACGACACCAGCGTCCTGGAGATACGTAATCTGTTGAATTTGACAAAAGT TTCATTAAAACGAAATTTATTGGAGGTAATCCCGAAATTCGTGGGCCTCAGCGGTCTGAAGCACCTGGTATTGGCCAACAACCATATTACCAGCATCTCCAGCGAGGCGCTGGCAGCTTTGCCACTGCTGAGAACGCTGGATCTGTCCAGGAATCAGCTGCACACCATCGAGCTTAACTCTTTTCCGAAGTCAAATAACCTTGTTCACTT AATACTCAGTTTTAACGAGATAACCAATGTGAATGAGCACTCGTTTGCGACTCTAAACAACCTAACAGACCTGGAGCTGAGTAATAATCGCCTAAGCACTCTGCCCATAAGGGTGTTCAAAAATCTGAACCAACTGAAAAAGCT AGCTCTCAACTTTAACCAACTGGAGATCAACTGGTCCACGTTCCGTGGCCTGGAGTCGATGAAAAATCTTCAACTGAAGTCCAACAAAATCCGAGCGCTGCAGGACGGCGTCTTCTATGTGATGCATAAAATCGAGACCATTGATCTGGCCATGAACCAGATCAGTTCCCTTTCACGCCAGGGTCTCTTCAATCTGACAAAGTTGCGCCACCTCAACCTGTCGTTTAATGCCATTTCACGCATTGAGGTTGACACTTGGGAGTTCACTCAGTCGCTGGAAGTGCTGGATCTGTCGAACAATGCAATCAACGAGTTCAAGCCACAGCATTTGGACTGCCTACATCGCCTGAAAACGCTCAATCTAGCGCACAACCGATTGCAATATCTGCAGGAAAACACCTTTGATTGTGTGAAGAATCTTGAGGAGTTGAACCTGCGGCGCAATCGTCTGTCCTGGATCATCGAGGATCAGAGTGCGGCGGCTCCGTTCAAAGCGCTCCGAAAATTGCGACGCCTGGACTTGCATGGCAATAACCTAAAGCAGATCAGCACTAAGGCGATGAGTGGTCTCAACAACCTGGAGATACTCAATCTCGGTTCCAATGCCCTGGCCAGCATTCAGGTCAATGCTTTTGAGCACATGCTTCGCCTAAATAAATTGGTTTTTAAATCGCTGAACTTCATCTGCGACTGCGATTTGATCTGGTTCCAACAGTGGCTGAAGAATCGTTTTCCCCAGCAGGCCGAGCACGCGGTGTGTGGCTATCCGGAGCATCTACTAGATCGGCATCTAAAGTCACTGAGCAGTTCGGAGTTGGTGTGCG TGGACTCCCCGAAACCGAGAGTGGAACAAGAACCGGACGACATGCTGGCCGTGAATGGAGCTAACATCACTCTAGAATGCATTGCCAGTTCTCCGACAGCGGCCTCACTGGCCGCCGCCGATGAGCTGAAGATCAAATGGCGCCACGACAATCAGCATGTCCAGGAGCGACCGGCTGTGCACGACGGTTCTAGCACGGAAACGCAGATCCGCCATGATCTGAGCACCAATCAGACCTCCATCTATGGCTATCTGCGTCTCACGAATGTGACCTATGAAAGCGCTGGACGCTATCAGTGCGTGGTATCGAATGCCTTTGGAACCACCTATGCACAGAAGTTTAAGATATCTATAGGAA TTCATCCCACCTTTTTGCAAGTGCCGTCGAATCTAACGTTGGACGCTGGCGAAATGGCTCGATTGGTCTGCTCGGCGAGCGGCGATCCCACACCTGAAATAGCGCTGCAAAAGTTCGGCGGCAGTGAGTTTCCAGCGGCAACCGAGCGTCGGCTGCAAGTGATCCGCGAGGAGAACGCGTTTTTGATAACCAACGCTAAGCCCAGCGATTCTGGAATTTACACGTGCACAGCGTTAAGTGCTGCGGGCGAGATTAAGGTCAATGCAACGCTGGTGGTAAATG ACAAACCGCAGCCTAGCATTCCCTTGGTGCACCAGGAGGTGGTTGTGGGCCGCACATGTGTATTGCAGTGTCTTAGCGAAACGGCCAATGCTGATTTTGAGCTAGAACATCCGCACCGCGAGTGGTTTAAGGAGAACAAACCGATACACATTTCGCCAACAGCTCCGGACGGCGATCGTTACTATTTTTCCAACAACAAGGAACTGCTTGTGATCCTGAATGCTCAGTCCAACGATGCTGGACACTTTCGCTGTGAGATAACGGACAACTCGCGAACGTTTACGCTGCAGTCGGAGCTGGTAGTGGTCAAGGAGAACCTTAACTGGGACGTCTTGCTGATGGGCATAATCACAGTAACCGTCATCTGTGTGGTGGTGGACTGCTGCATCATTTGGTGCACTCTGCGCTATCAGAAAAAGAAACTACGCATGAGCCTGGCTGCCGAGAGGCTGGCGGCTCGTACGCACGCTAGTCTACATTCTACTCTCGACAAGGATCAGACGCAGCTGACTACGCTTAATCGTACGCAGCTTAGACCACACCAATCGCAGCTGGTCCTAGACGGACTTCCCACGCAGCAGCAAACGCAGTTACGCCCACGAAGCCCTGCGGACTTGGACAATGGCGAGGCGAACCACAGTCGCCTCATCGTGACGACAACGCCCTCCTACGAACAGCGCTGCCTGGAGCAGGGACTGACCCTAAGCTATCTGCTTCAGACGGTCGCGGAGACCCAGCAGGATCATTTGTCCAGCAAGGACTCGGGCACCGGTTCGGATTCGGCTGTGAAACGCAGTCTGGAGGACTTTGCGGTGGCCATGCCCAGTCATAAGCATCACACCGACGACgagcaggaggaggtggaggtggatgGAGAAAACGACCTACAGTACATAGAGCTGTACGAGGTGAATCATGCTGCAGCCGAGCAGGAGCACTTTCTGCAGAACAACAATCACAACTACGACGGTGGCGGGGGTGGCGATGAAGGTGGGGTCAACAAAATGGTGCCCAAGGCGCTGCTCCGCAAATGCAGCGCGGGTGACAGCGGCAGCAACTACAACTCCATCCAAAAGTGGACAACAGTGGACATTTGA
- the LOC117137586 gene encoding phosphatidylinositol phosphatase PTPRQ, with protein MEATNWKQSFGIHALILVLWIAGVQGQTDGFLVAVSESQELAEKVEVTVVSTVYTLGFSISNEAEYSIDKVTCRNGSGSETEANGAHVCEKLNPCTFYTSVVSFRSNVSGKPPPSDQTIYAYTEYKQPKTTVTSVVATANTIRVTWQTTDRACVESFGITAKAPDYTKSFQLLNDKSAQTFASLSACLTHTITLDTRNNASVVVDTDATDVDTQYAEPGDLVMNVTNLASGITMITWGDPSEKNCISNYVFKWQRNDCGTDQNQDTTTEEPSTETTNDIDYVTTTPMETTPDPPSDGVECEWTDVSSDGKLREYLLTDLQGCEPYTFQVFINENSTAKASQTFTSAEKLVSAVNEPSPIAYPTQLHWTWSSPRNHPKCVANYNVTLTGPIQRPENKTMNLITEETFAIFDDLDPCGIYLVEIVPNQLNGSAGTKYQEQSTVGEDQPSVIQDPVVEPEAYSMEVSWKTPEYADLCIDGYRLSGWMEDDKLIEVEALSVTTQNTSVVFDKNLLACQVYIIQIIPYTKESLDGQLRQVGVETKAAIVDYTKVKLEKTKAGSEFIDLTAFNADYNNSCPTIFALFTCNATTQVRNPYAERYVEGHSKQGFNASLSPLSPYATYVCRVILYNVAGPSEAAVVADVHTTTYFPEQPENVMLEKSTVSSLLFNWQPPTYTNGPIKYYQAFLMRHEASYFVPAECAEVEQDTKSETKGDPSVNFTGLAPAVRYMMQVAAQNDFGMGIYTAPVIGITLPAVSDIVTQLTVLSQGPVNNNAVYGANVTITWKVPCKSNGDIEYFQLAFNGTRKNFAPVSFERQVELDTGNKQGRMSYTETEMQPQFDYTVEVSVKNRNVEQLSSSVPGSWQSPPGLPTIPSEELIKQMRANVEETSNPTKTAIVRLPADIMTSESGDIKWVALMVSQKNCAGVPHLKYDVSSDWPKVLSYQEAGADGTGDCSLEYQTTEERWHPEPVQRQRRDGELTSDEEIVFTIGVDKCSEIKKTYCNGPLLPDTDYNVVVRLFTASGYSDAAVLNFRTKAAIKVTLILVSVCSCLLLAFVLGLTVLWVRKRLAWKRDSGQGIEDPFGNVIAKNFAIFYTEVAKPEKLAREFKEITVVALELSYSASELGCHKNRYADIYPYDKNRVILDIDAEGSDYINASFIDGHTRKKEYIATQGPKPESVMDFWRMILQYNVRVIVQVTQFREGNTIKCHEYYPYNVRGLTVTIKSKEVLELYDRTELTVVHDKYGLKEKVIHYYFKKWPDHGVPEDPMHLIMFVKKVKAEKRPSYSPIVVHCSAGVGRTGTFIGLDLIMQRLKSESKINIFETVKKLRFQRMKMVQTQQQYTFLYACTYELVKHKIPRAALKMEGRPKSVTEPAIPAPKKVSFPDVDVGSEYVSSAPMIDAENGVPILQLPARFSGQRRNSPPGENDGQTTSSNM; from the exons AGGTGGAGGTGACTGTGGTTTCTACGGTCTACACACTCGGCTTTAGCATCTCCAACGAGGCGGAGTACTCCATCGATAAGGTGACCTGTCGCAATGGATCCGGATCGGAAACCGAGGCCAACGGAGCGCACGTGTG CGAAAAGCTTAATCCTTGCACCTTCTACACGTCGGTGGTTTCATTCCGATCGAATGTCTCCGGCAAACCACCGCCTAGTGACCAAACTATCTATGCCTACACTGAATATAAGC AGCCCAAGACCACAGTGACCTCAGTGGTGGCCACAGCGAACACCATCAGGGTGACCTGGCAGACGACCGACCGCGCCTGTGTGGAGTCCTTTGGCATCACGGCAAAGGCGCCGGACTACACTAAATCCTTTCAGCTGCTGAACGACAAAAGTGCTCAGACTTTCGCGAGTTTGAGCGCCTGCCTGACGCACACGATCACCCTGGACACGCGGAACAATGCTAGCGTCGTGGTGGACACGGATGCCACCGATGTGGACACGCAGTACGCCGAGCCCGGCGACCTCGTCATGAACGTAACGAATCTAGCCAGTGGCATCACGATGATCACGTGGGGTGATCCCTCCGAGAAGAACTGCATCAGCAACTATGTCTTCAAGTGGCAACGCAACGATTGCGGAACGGATCAAAACCAGGATACCACCACGGAAGAGCCCAGTACGGAAACCACGAACGACATTGACTACGTTACCACCACGCCAATGGAGACCACACCAGATCCGCCCAGTGATGGAG TTGAGTGCGAGTGGACCGATGTCTCCTCCGATGGCAAGCTGAGGGAGTACCTCCTGACCGATCTCCAAGGATGTGAGCCGTACACCTTTCAGGTTTTCATCAACGAGAACAGCACGGCCAAGGCTTCTCAGACCTTTACTTCGGCGGAAAAGT TGGTCAGTGCCGTCAATGAACCCAGTCCCATCGCCTATCCCACCCAGTTGCATTGGACTTGGTCCTCTCCCCGAAATCATCCCAAATGTGTGGCGAATTACAATGTAACGCTGACCGGACCCATCCAACGACCGGAAAACAAAACTATGAATCTGATCACAGAGGAGACGTTCGCTATCTTCGACGACCTTGATCCGTGTGGGATATACTTGGTGGAGATTGTGCCCAATCAGCTAAATGGAAGCGCTGGCACCAAGTACCAGGAGCAGAGCACCGTGGGCGAGGATC AGCCCTCTGTGATTCAAGATCCCGTCGTGGAGCCAGAAGCCTACTCCATGGAGGTGAGCTGGAAGACGCCCGAGTACGCAGATCTCTGCATCGATGGCTACCGTTTGTCCGGCTGGATGGAGGACGATAAGCTGATTGAGGTTGAAGCACTAAGTGTTACCACCCAGAACACGTCGGTGGTTTTCGACAAGAATCTGCTGGCCTGTCAGGTGTACATCATCCAGATAATCCCATACACCAAGGAGAGCCTCGATGGCCAGCTTAGACAGGTCGGGGTGGAGACCAAAGCAGCTATAGTCGATTACACTAAG GTCAAGTTGGAAAAGACGAAAGCTGGCTCCGAATTCATCGATTTAACCGCCTTCAATGCGGACTACAACAACTCCTGTCCAACGATCTTTGCGCTCTTCACCTGCAATGCCACCACCCAGGTGCGAAATCCGTACGCGGAGCGTTATGTGGAGGGACATAGCAAACAAG GTTTTAATGCCAGTCTCAGTCCACTTTCGCCCTACGCCACCTACGTCTGCAGAGTAATACTCTACAACGTGGCAGGACCTTCCGAAGCAGCTGTCGTTGCTGATGTGCACACGACAACCTACT TTCCCGAGCAGCCGGAGAATGTGATGCTGGAGAAGAGCACGGTCAGCAGCCTGCTGTTCAACTGGCAACCGCCCACCTACACAAACGGACCCATCAAGTACTACCAGGCATTCCTGATGCGCCACGAGGCCAGCTACTTTGTGCCTGCTGAATGCGCCGAAGTGGAGCAGGACACCAAGTCGGAGACCAAGGGCGATCCCAGTGTGAACTTCACGGGTCTGGCTCCAGCGGTGCGGTACATGATGCAGGTTGCGGCACAGAATGACTTCGGAATGGGCATCTATACAGCACCCGTAATTGGAATCACTTTGCCGGCAG TATCCGACATCGTGACCCAGTTGACCGTACTGTCCCAGGGTCCGGTGAACAACAACGCCGTGTACGGAGCGAACGTGACTATCACGTGGAAGGTGCCCTGCAAGTCCAATGGCGATATAGAGTATTTCCAGCTGGCCTTCAATGGCACACGAAAGAACTTCGCTCCAGTCTCATTTGAGCGGCAGGTGGAACTGGACACGGGTAATAAGCAGGGACGGATGTCCTacacggaaacggaaatgcaGCCGCAGTTCGACTATACGGTTGAGGTGTCCGTGAAGAATCGCAACGTGGAACAGTTGAGCAGCAGCGTACCGGGTAGCTGGCAGTCTCCACCGGGAC TGCCCACCATTCCGAGTGAAGAGCTAATCAAGCAAATGCGTGCCAATGTCGAGGAGACGTCTAATCCAACGAAAACGGCCATTGTCCGCCTTCCAGCCGACATCATGACATCCGAATCCGGCGACATCAAGTGGGTGGCACTGATGGTCTCGCAAAAGAACTGTGCTGGAGTCCCACATCTCAAGTACGATGTCAGCAGCGATTGGCCAAAGGTTCTATCCTACCAAGAGGCCGGCGCAGATGGCACAGGCGACTGCAGTCTGGAGTACCAAACCACCGAGGAGCGCTGGCATCCCGAACCCGTGCAACGTCAGCGAAGGGATGGAGAGCTGACATCCGATGAGGAAATTGTTTTTACCATCGGAGTGGACAAGTGCTCGGAGATCAAGAAAACGTACTGCAATGGACCTCTGCTACCCGACACGGACTACAACGTTGTGGTGAGACTGTTCACCGCGTCTGGTTATAGCGATGCCGCCGTACTGAACTTCAGGACCAAGGCGGCCATCAAGGTGACCCTGATCCTGGTGAGCGTTTGCAGCTGCCTGCTGCTGGCCTTCGTACTTGGTTTGACGGTTCTCTGGGTGCGCAAGCGATTGGCCTG GAAACGTGATTCTGGTCAGGGTATCGAGGACCCATTCGGCAATGTCATTGCCAAGAACTTTGCCATCTTTTATACCGAGGTTGCCAAGCCGGAGAAACTGGCCAGGGAGTTCAAGGAGATCACCGTTGTGGCCTTGGAGCTCAGCTATTCCGCCTCCGAATTGGGTTGCCACAAGAATCGCTATGCGGACATATACCCAT ATGACAAGAATCGCGTGATTCTGGACATCGATGCGGAGGGATCGGACTATATCAATGCCTCCTTCATAGAT GGTCACACGCGTAAGAAGGAGTACATAGCCACCCAGGGACCAAAACCAGAGAGTGTGATGGACTTTTGGCGCATGATCCTGCAGTACAACGTGCGGGTTATTGTTCAAGTTACCCAGTTTCGCGAGGGCAATACG ATCAAGTGTCACGAGTACTATCCGTATAATGTGCGTGGATTGACTGTGACTATCAAGTCCAAGGAGGTTCTGGAGCTGTACGATCGAACTGAGTTGACTGTTGTGCACGACAAGTACGGACTGAAGGAGAAGGTGATCCACTACTATTTCAAAAAGTGGCCCGATCACGGCGTGCCCGAGGATCCCATGCATTTGATTATGTTCGTGAAGAAGGTGAAGGCGGAGAAGCGACCCAGTTACTCGCCCATCGTCGTCCATTGCAGTGCGGGAGTGGGCAGGACGGGCACCTTTATTGGTCTGGATCTGATCATGCAGCGATTGAAGAGCGAGTCGAAAATCAACATTTTCGAAACGGTCAAAAAACTGCGATTCCAG CGCATGAAAATGGTGCAAACGCAGCAGCAGTACACGTTCCTCTACGCCTGCACTTATGAGCTGGTCAAGCACAAGATTCCCAGAGCTGCCTTGAAAATGGAGGGGCGTCCCAAGTCCGTGACCGAGCCCGCCATTCCCGCTCCCAAAAAGGTGAGCTTTCCGGACGTGGATGTCGGCAGTGAGTATGTCTCATCCGCACCGATGATCGATGCGGAGAACGGTGTGCCCATCCTGCAGCTGCCTGCTCGGTTCTCCGGACAGCGGAGGAATAGTCCACCGGGCGAAAACGATGGTCAAACTACGAGCAGCAATATGTGA
- the LOC117138292 gene encoding LOW QUALITY PROTEIN: eukaryotic translation initiation factor 5B (The sequence of the model RefSeq protein was modified relative to this genomic sequence to represent the inferred CDS: substituted 1 base at 1 genomic stop codon), translating into MNLRKYNXPNSIYNKSRTLNCDKLRPENQYLNCVDVSGKLYSLYNLCDDIEAGNSLKKNQSKRNKRLRIKPLRSKRDTKISNLINPNIFARKSRRQSAKKTSDKGPVSCDVDMEPPLGVPITDPMERISEAEPSLETEEPRRPRGRPKKVVKSSSPTALDHGKENSVEIDDEQMDLSRILKKVKHKVSKYFEDMEMAAGLQKHKKKSQQHGYRRKLGLAKQRQPGRIKKDSSKCSTDCSTTLVLRRSAGISAAKLKKELQLLERNLQKDKKKKNSRMAVDWKQLDRPEKVKEPPIVLRRSARIQAAKLKKEALEEANLRESKLEKPSTRKVSSKPRINQLVVCRSCSNCNSITYPMPQYLNTIFVCADINGRLYKLN; encoded by the coding sequence ATGAATCTAAGGAAGTATAACTAACCAAACTCTATATATAATAAGAGTCGCACTTTAAATTGTGATAAATTGAGACCAGAAAATCAGTACTTGAATTGCGTTGATGTTAGTGGCAAGCTTTATAGCCTATACAATCTTTGTGATGACATTGAAGCTGGGAACTCGCTAAAAAAGAATCAGTCCAAACGAAATAAGCGTCTTAGAATTAAACCTCTTCGATCGAAAAGGGATACAAAAATATCGAACCTGATAAATCCGAATATATTTGCACGCAAATCGCGAAGGCAATCAGCTAAGAAAACTTCTGATAAGGGGCCAGTGAGTTGTGACGTAGATATGGAACCTCCACTAGGTGTGCCCATTACAGATCCAATGGAAAGGATCAGCGAAGCCGAGCCTAGTCTGGAAACTGAGGAACCACGACGACCGCGCGGAAGGCCCAAAAAGGTTGTGAAATCCTCTAGTCCTACTGCTTTAGACCATGGCAAGGAGAATTCTGTGGAAATAGATGATGAGCAGATGGATCTCTCAAGGATATTAAAGAAAGTAAAGCACAAGgtcagcaaatattttgagGACATGGAAATGGCTGCTGGTTTACAGAAGCACAAGAAAAAGTCGCAGCAACACGGCTATCGCCGAAAATTAGGATTAGCTAAGCAGCGTCAACCAGGACGAATAAAAAAGGATTCGAGTAAATGCAGTACTGATTGCTCAACAACACTGGTATTACGTCGAAGTGCGGGGATTTCAGCAGCAAAACTAAAAAAGGAGCTGCAGCTATTGGAAAGAAACTTGCAGAAGGATAAGAAGAAAAAGAATTCCAGAATGGCAGTAGATTGGAAACAATTAGATAGGCCAGAAAAGGTCAAAGAACCACCCATTGTATTACGACGCAGTGCCCGGATTCAAGCAGCCAAACTCAAGAAAGAGGCATTGGAGGAGGCCAATTTGAGAGAAAGCAAACTGGAGAAACCCAGTACTAGAAAGGTATCATCGAAACCTAGAATCAATCAACTAGTAGTGTGTCGTTCATGTTCTAATTGCAACTCGATTACCTATCCTATGCCGCAGTATTTGAACACCATCTTTGTGTGCGCCGATATAAACGGGCGGCTCtataaactaaattaa
- the LOC117138293 gene encoding splicing factor YJU2, whose amino-acid sequence MSERKVLNKYYPPDFDPSKIPRMKLAKNRQYTVRLMAPFNMRCKTCGEYIYKGKKFNARKEDVENETYLGIRIYRFYIKCTRCLQEISFKTDPQNTDYEIEAGATRNFMALKLAEEQARREEQELRDEEANNPMKLLENRTQQSRNEIETIESLEELRDLNRRQQTVDYNTLLQQYNTTETERERQEREEREDEDFIKSVNFKNKPEGSSRVVAEEIIEEIKDDPLDTLQAPPPAKQAKPSALSVSATSSSKVTAAQSLVKRKTPLVLVKPKATAVAKPTVATGTTQVESKPAATKPSVVSAPPETKATNQPAAAPAGLSLLAAYSDSSEDSN is encoded by the exons ATGTCCGAGCGAAAGGTCTTAAAC AAATACTATCCCCCGGACTTCGATCCGTCGAAGATTCCGCGCATGAAACTGGCCAAAAACCGGCAGTACACGGTGCGATTGATGGCTCCATTTAATATGCGCTGCAAAACATGTGGGGAATACATATACAAGGGCAAGAAGTTCAACGCTCGCAAGGAGGACGTGGAGAACGAAACCTACCTGGGCATCAGGATCTATCGGTTCTACATCAAGTGCACGCGCTGCCTGCAGGAGATCTCCTTCAAGACAGATCCGCAGAACACGGATTACGAGATTGAGGCGGGGGCCACCAGGAATTTCATGGCCCTCAAGTTGGCCGAGGAGCAGGCACGTCGCGAGGAGCAGGAATTGCGCGATGAGGAGGCCAACAATCCGATGAAACTGCTCGAGAACCGCACCCAACAGTCGCGCAACGAGATCGAAACGATCGAGAGCCTGGAGGAGTTGCGTGATCTTAACCGGCGCCAGCAGACAGTGGACTACAACACACTGCTGCAGCAGTACAACACAACGGAAACGGAGAGAGAGCGCCAGGAGCGGGAGGAGCGCGAAGATGAGGATTTCATCAA GTCCGTAAACTTTAAGAACAAACCAGAAGGAAGCTCCCGTGTTGTCGCTGAGGAAATCATTGAGGAGATCAAGGATGACCCATTGGACACACTGCAAGCTCCACCACCAGCCAAACAGGCCAAGCCCAGCGCGCTTAGTGTTTCCGCCACATCGTCCAGCAAAGTAACCGCAGCGCAGTCCCTGGTTAAAAGGAAGACACCATTGGTGCTGGTTAAACCCAAGGCAACCGCAGTAGCAAAGCCCACGGTGGCCACTGGAACGACGCAAGTTGAATCCAAACCAGCCGCAACCAAGCCCTCAGTTGTATCTGCACCACCGGAAACTAAAGCTACAAATCAGCCAGCTGCCGCTCCAGCTGGACTTTCCCTTTTGGCTGCCTACAGTGACAGCTCAGAGGATTCCAACTGA